A genomic window from Aphelocoma coerulescens isolate FSJ_1873_10779 chromosome 30, UR_Acoe_1.0, whole genome shotgun sequence includes:
- the LOC138100132 gene encoding intercellular adhesion molecule 1-like produces the protein MMLPALLPLALGTLGVIAGQLEPSVELWTEPAVLVVEWGGSVQVKLRARCGGSEPSESGIPDIETYMQKEEVSRKPGEKVLKLVKVTEWNSTSLMFHTCPNRTRVLKVIPVVVYSIPAPRVTPSHLDTWNLSCSVSRTAPLGNVTVTLRSDSAVLASGAFHGDNETQPATVHLSHQLPVRAEDNNKNVTCEALLDVSPHGDPVRVTSKPLTLNLTELPEGPHLSSPQQPVLGTPFNVTCAVRPGISVANFSITADNRTFPATRGQHRHQATAVVTLNRTGSAQLVCTARLDRVERQEDRQTDTTVQVYYLPEPLLNVTSTTPAAGTVVSGDCALPPDASEDIELRVLARGRVLRDWQWPPVAFRVNVSEEDAELGLELSCEAKLSGVVKRRSVQIVVQTKPRLDSKGCPGQQNWTEGQELILECRAKGKPEPEVKCSKDGISIAARISYTANRTQAGTYRCRATNALGTAERNVTVWIQYDDPIPLLPVLLGVLLPVLILLGLAGLYVLYHHQTKIGEYWLWKRQPGVDMKLLRPPGSSKAAASHNGSTPEVL, from the exons GACAACTGGAGCCCTCGGTGGAGCTCTGGACCGAGCCGGCCGTGCTGGTGGTGGAATGGGGCGGCTCCGTCCAGGTGAAGCTTCGGGCGAGGTGCGGCGGCTCCGAGCCCTCCGAATCCGGAATTCCCGACATCGAGACCTACATGCAGAAGGAGGAGGTGTCCAGAAAACCGGGAGAGAAGGTGCTGAAGCTGGTCAAGGTCACCGAGTGGAATTCCACCAGTTTGATGTTCCACACCTGCCCCAACAGGACAAGGGTGCTGAAGGTGATCCCAGTCGTCGTCTACA gtATCCCGGCTCCCAGAGTGACCCCTTCCCACCTGGACACGTGGAATCTGTCGTGTTCCGTGTCCCGCACCGCGCCCCTGGGCAACGTCACCGTGACCCTGCGGAGCGACAGCGCCGTCCTGGCCTCCGGAGCCTTCCACGGGGACAACGAGACGCAGCCGGCCACCGTCCACCTGAGCCACCAGCTGCCCGTCCGGGCGGAggacaacaacaaaaatgtcACCTGCGAGGCGCTGCTGGACGTGTCCCCGCACGGGGACCCCGTCAGAGTCACCTCCAAGCCGCTCACGTTGAACCTGACCG AGCTGCCCGAGGGTCCCCACCTGTCCTCGCCCCAGCAGCCGGTGCTGGGGACGCCCTTCAATGTCACCTGCGCCGTCCGCCCCGGCATCTCTGTGGCCAATTTCTCCATCACGGCCGACAACCGGACCTTCCCGGCCACCCGCGGTCAGCACCGCCACCAGGCCACCGCCGTGGTCACCCTCAACCGGACGGGCAGCGCGCAGCTGGTTTGCACCGCCCGCCTGGACAGGGTGGAGAGGCAGGAGGACAGGCAGACGGACACCACCGTGCAAGTCTACT ATCTCCCCGAGCCGCTGCTGAACGTCACCAGCACCACTCCGGCCGCGGGCACGGTGGTCAGCGGGGACTGCGCGCTGCCGCCGGACGCCAGCGAGGACATCGAGCTGCGGGTGCTGGCCCGCGGCCGCGTCCTCCGGGACTGGCAATGGCCCCCGGTGGCCTTCAGGGTGAACGTGAGCGAGGAGGACgcggagctggggctggagctgagctgcgaGGCCAAGCTGTCGGGCGTGGTCAAGAGGAGGTCGGTCCAGATCGTTGTCCAGA CCAAACCACGGCTGGACAGCAAGGGCTGCCCCGGGCAGCAGAACTGGACAGAGGGCCAGGAATTGATCCTGGAATGCAGAGCGAAGGGAAAGCCCGAGCCCGAGGTGAAATGCTCCAAGGACGGGATTTCCATCGCCGCCAGAATTTCGTACACCGCTAACCGCACCCAGGCCGGCACCTACCGCTGCCGGGCCACCAACGCGCTGGGGACGGCCGAGCGCAACGTCACCGTCTGGATCCAGT ATGACGACCCCATCCCGCTGCTCCCGGTgctcctgggggtgctgctcccGGTGCTCATCCTCCTCGGCCTGGCCGGGCTCTACGTCCTCTACCACCACCAAACCAAAATCGGGGAATACTGGCTCTGGAAGCGGCAGCCAGGGGTGGACATGAAGCTCCTGCGGCCACCGGGCAGCTCCAAGGCTGCCGCTAGCCACAACGGATCCACTCCAGAGGTCCTGTAG
- the FDX2 gene encoding ferredoxin-2, mitochondrial gives MAAPMAAASGGSVTRRLLRGVSRSLSGGGAAAEEPEAAVVNVVFVDREGRQVPVRGRVGDNVLHLAQRHGLELEGACEASLACSTCHVYISEPHLSRLPAPDEREEDLLDQAPLLQENSRLGCQVLLSPALEGARIVLPRVTRNFYVDGHVPKPH, from the exons ATGGCGGCGCCCATGGCGGCGGCGAGCGGCGGCTCCGTGACGCGGCGGCTGCTCCGGGGCGTCTCCCGGAGCCTCAGCGGCGGCGGTGCCGCGGCCGAGGAGCCCGAGGCTGCCGT GGTTAACGTCGTGTTCGTGGACCGGGAGGGGCGGCAGGTGCCGGTGCGCGGCAGAGTCGGGGACAACGTGCTGCACCTGGCGCAGCGGCacgggctggagctggagg GCGCCTGCGAGGCCTCCCTGGCCTGCTCCACCTGCCACGTTTACATCAGCGAGCCCCACCTGAGCCGGCTCCCGGCGCCGGACGAGCG GGAAGAGGATCTGCTGGACCAGGCGCCGCTGCTCCAGGAGAATTCCCGCCTGGGCTGCCAGGTCCTGCTGAGCCCCGCGCTGGAGGGGGCCCGCATCGTCCTGCCCAGGGTCACCCGCAACTTCTACGTGGATGGACAcgtccccaaaccccactga
- the ZGLP1 gene encoding GATA-type zinc finger protein 1 isoform X2, whose translation MGEQPVFLRGEPPDFSLLRRLLCLEPEPERLLLTPGGAATTEARRTGLPEPPPRPRSPPSVPGESLGFLQEAVRLLSPPAPLSVPPAALPEHPEVSAVPTGSPDTLSLIDLQCQLLAGGTGSDNGTSTGTGSGTGSGRRRKRARPQRGADPRDPSFRGVTLRMRLALPRGDTGDCRLLVTARAHRIPTWSRGSGSSDEDAPVPRGTGSTACGASGAGTSLGRAGPRNVPDVPRGRRGQEVTARTRQRRGDGGGSGDNEWRVAGSLGSN comes from the exons ATGGGGGAGCAGCCGGTGTTTCTGCGGGGGGAGCCCCCCGATTTCTCGCTGCTCCGGCGGCTGCTCTGCCTCGAGCCCGAGCCCGAGCGGCTCCTCCTGACCCCCGGGGGGGCCGCGACCACCGAGGCTCGCAG GACGGGGCTTCCGGAGccccccccgcggccccggagccccccgagTGTCCCGGGGGAGAGTCTCGGTTTCCTGCAGGAGGCCGTGCGGCTGCTGagccccccggcaccgctctcGGTGCCTCCCGCCGCCCTCCCGGAGCACCCGGAGGTCTCCGCGGTACCCACCGGGAGCCCCGACACCCTCAGCCTCATCGACCTCCAGTGCCAGCTCCTGGCCGGGGGCACCGGCAGCGACAACGGGACGAgcaccggcaccgggagcggcaccgggagcgggcggcggcgcAAACGGGCGCGGCCCCAGCGCGGGGccgacccccgggacccctcgtTCCGGGGGGTGACGCTCCGGATGCGCCTGGCGCTCCCCAGGGGTGACACCGGCGACTGTCGCCTGCTCGTCACCGCCCGCGCCCACAG gaTTCCCACCTGGAGCCggggcagcggcagctccgACGAGGACGCTCCCGTCCCCAGGG GTACAGGAAGTACCGCGTGCGGTGCCAGCGGTGCTGGAACATCCCTGGGAAGAGCGGGACCCCgcaatgtccccgatgtcccacGCGGCCGGCggggacaggaggtgacagcgAGGACGCGACAGCGGCGGGGTGACGGTGGCGGCAGCGGTGACAACGAGTGGAGGGTGGCGGGGTCCCTTGGGAGCAATTAA
- the ZGLP1 gene encoding GATA-type zinc finger protein 1 isoform X1 produces MGEQPVFLRGEPPDFSLLRRLLCLEPEPERLLLTPGGAATTEARRTGLPEPPPRPRSPPSVPGESLGFLQEAVRLLSPPAPLSVPPAALPEHPEVSAVPTGSPDTLSLIDLQCQLLAGGTGSDNGTSTGTGSGTGSGRRRKRARPQRGADPRDPSFRGVTLRMRLALPRGDTGDCRLLVTARAHRIPTWSRGSGSSDEDAPVPRGRKRCTSCKTRRTPLWRTAEDGTVLCNACGIRYRKYRVRCQRCWNIPGKSGTPQCPRCPTRPAGTGGDSEDATAAG; encoded by the exons ATGGGGGAGCAGCCGGTGTTTCTGCGGGGGGAGCCCCCCGATTTCTCGCTGCTCCGGCGGCTGCTCTGCCTCGAGCCCGAGCCCGAGCGGCTCCTCCTGACCCCCGGGGGGGCCGCGACCACCGAGGCTCGCAG GACGGGGCTTCCGGAGccccccccgcggccccggagccccccgagTGTCCCGGGGGAGAGTCTCGGTTTCCTGCAGGAGGCCGTGCGGCTGCTGagccccccggcaccgctctcGGTGCCTCCCGCCGCCCTCCCGGAGCACCCGGAGGTCTCCGCGGTACCCACCGGGAGCCCCGACACCCTCAGCCTCATCGACCTCCAGTGCCAGCTCCTGGCCGGGGGCACCGGCAGCGACAACGGGACGAgcaccggcaccgggagcggcaccgggagcgggcggcggcgcAAACGGGCGCGGCCCCAGCGCGGGGccgacccccgggacccctcgtTCCGGGGGGTGACGCTCCGGATGCGCCTGGCGCTCCCCAGGGGTGACACCGGCGACTGTCGCCTGCTCGTCACCGCCCGCGCCCACAG gaTTCCCACCTGGAGCCggggcagcggcagctccgACGAGGACGCTCCCGTCCCCAGGG GGCGCAAGCGCTGCACGTCCTGCAAGACCCGCCGGACCCCCCTGTGGCGCACGGCCGAGGACGGCACCGTCCTGTGCAACGCGTGTGGCatcag GTACAGGAAGTACCGCGTGCGGTGCCAGCGGTGCTGGAACATCCCTGGGAAGAGCGGGACCCCgcaatgtccccgatgtcccacGCGGCCGGCggggacaggaggtgacagcgAGGACGCGACAGCGGCGGGGTGA
- the ICAM5 gene encoding intercellular adhesion molecule 5 produces the protein MGPPGPATRLLPPLVLALAGVARGTFTVVAWPRVAVVAFGGSVAVNCSRSACPGGNATLGLETPLPAAPGAGGLRWQSFRLQNVSQWNPGPVTCSGRCGDTEANASAGVLVYQLPERVALEPVPAAAVGDSRNLTCHVLEVAPLRNLTVTLRRGAETLRTERFGDTEGSASVAVSHLLTVTRGDHGQDVTCHAELSLRPHGPLFARAAVPVTLSVFALPEPPQLQAPAILEAGTTGTASCRIAGAFPAGDIRVTAALDQEPLNVTVAVAGDTVTATATLSPLTPGPRELSCTAAVAAAARTARRQLHVYRFPAPALELSPASAPAGSEVTVTCHAGATEPATARLQLRDADGGVLAEGPQPRLDLRVVARRDDDGRQFRCRASLAVGDTVVTKDADARLAVLYLPEIPASGCPGNRTWVRGTREALSCRATGNPAPTVVCGRHGVAVATGEPEPVTRARAGTYVCNATNALGTRSRRVTVRVEYEPTLSESGCPARRVWVEGQRRELECRADGDPPPSTRCARDGGTQHGAGTHGRGGRVVTRADGGRYVCRATNRHGVAVRSVVVTVEYQPSIGERGCPERRLWLEGTPAELGCAATGNPPPRVTCAKLGDSRDIAAATPNATRAELGDSQDPSQATANVTRAHAGTYQCRATNAHGSAVRNITVAVEYGPAAVAVRVLPSANVTRGSGFTVDCGAEAEPAPTYSWALPPAPNLRLAADNRSVTVTRATTANRGLYTCTASNRHGRRAGSVVVRVDESWLAVLVALGALGAVTALGLAVAGGYYLKTTACKKGEYNVRDAEGSSEAACLHRHRDNRGDIFGIQLTQP, from the exons atgggaccccccggccccgccacgCGGCTTTTGCCCCCCCTCGTTCTGGCGCTCGCAG GGGTCGCCCGGGGCACCTTCACCGTGGTGGCCTGGCCGCGGGTGGCCGTGGTGGCCTTCGGGGGCTCGGTGGCCGTCAACTGCAGCCGCAGCGCCTGCCCGGGGGGCAACGCCACGCTGGGGCTCGAGACCCCCctgcccgccgcccccggggccggggggctccGCTGGCAAAGCTTCCGCCTCCAAAACGTGTCCCAGTGGAACCCCGGGCCCGTCACCTGCTCCGGCCGCTGCGGCGACACCGAAGCCAACGCCAGCGCCGGCGTCCTCGTCTACC AGCTGCCGGAGCGGGTGGCGCTGGAGCcggtgccggcggcggcggTCGGGGACAGCCGGAACCTGACGTGCCACGTGCTGGAGGTGGCACCGCTGAGGAACCTGACGGTGACGCTGCGGCGCGGCGCCGAAACGCTGCGGACCGAGAGGTTCGGTGACACCGAGGGCAGCGCCAGCGTGGCCGTGAGCCACCTGCTGACCGTCACCCGCGGCGACCACGGGCAGGATGTCACCTGCCACGCCGAGCTGTCGCTGCGGCCACACGGGCCCCTCTTCGcccgtgccgctgtccccgtCACGCTGTCGGTGTTCG CTCTCCCGGAGCCCCCGCAGCTCCAGGCCCCCGCCATTCTCGAGGCCGGCACCACCGGCACCGCCAGCTGCCGGATCGCCGGCGCCTTCCCGGCCGGCGACATCCGCGTCACCGCCGCCCTGGACCAGGAGCCGCTGAACGTCACCGTGGCGGTGGCCGGGGACACGGTGACAGCCACCGCCACGCTGTCGCCGCTCACGCCGGGCCCGCGGGAGCTGAGCTGCACGGCCGCGGTGGCCGCGGCGGCACGGACGGCGCGGAGGCAGCTCCACGTCTACC GATTCCCGGCGCCCGCCCTGGAGCTCAGCCCGGCCTCGGCGCCGGCGGGCAGCGAGGTGACGGTGACGTGCCACGCCGGTGCCACCGAGCCAGCCACGGCCCGGCTGCAGCTCCGCGATGCCGACGGCGGCGTCCTGGCCGAGGGGCCGCAGCCCCGGCTGGACCTCAGGGTGGTGGCCCGGCGCGACGACGACGGTCGCCAATTCCGGTGCCGGGCCAGCCTGGCCGTCGGTGACACCGTGGTGACAAAGGACGCGGACGCGCGGCTCGCGGTGCTCT atCTTCCCGAAATCCCGGCCAGCGGCTGCCCCGGCAACCGCACGTGGGTGCGGGGCACGCGGGAAGCGCTGTCCTGCCGCGCCACCGGCAACCCCGCGCCCACCGTGGTGTGCGGCCGCCACGGTGTCGCCGTGGCCACCGGCGAGCCCGAGCCGGTCACCCGCGCCCGCGCCGGCACCTACGTGTGCAACGCCACCAACGCGCTGGGGACGCGCAGCCGGCGCGTCACCGTCCGCGTGGAGT ATGAGCCCACGCTGTCCGAGTCGGGGTGTCCGGCCCGCCGGGTGTGGGTGGAGGGACAGCGGCGGGAGCTGGAATGTCGCGCCGACGGGGACCCCCCGCCCAGCACGCGCTGTGCCCGTGACGGTGGCACCCAGCACGGCGCGGGCACCCACGGCCGGGGCGGCCGCGTGGTCACTCGGGCCGACGGCGGCCGCTACGTGTGCAGGGCCACCAACCGGCACGGGGTGGCCGTGCGGAGCGTCGTTGTCACCGTGGAGT ACCAGCCGAGCATCGgcgagcgcggctgccccgagCGGCGGCTGTGGCTGGAGGGGACCCCGGCCGAGCTGGGCTGCGCCGCCACCGGGAACCCCCCGCCCCGCGTCACCTGCGCCAAGCTGGGCGACAGCCGCGACATCGCCGCGGCCACCCCCAACGCCACCCGCGCCGAGCTGGGCGACAGCCAGGACCCGTCCCAGGCCACCGCCAATGTCACCCGCGCCCACGCGGGCACCTACCAGTGCCGGGCCACCAACGCGCACGGCTCCGCCGTCCGCAACATCACGGTCGCCGTCGAGT ACGGCCCCGCCGCTGTCGCCGTGCGCGTGCTGCCCTCCGCTAATGTCACCCGCGGCAGCGGCTTCACCGTGGACTGCGGCGCCGAGGCGGAGCCGGCGCCCACCTACAGCTGGGCGCTGCCCCCCGCCCCCAACCTGCGCCTGGCCGCCGACAACCGCTCGGTCACCGTCACCAGGGCCACCACGGCCAACCGGGGCCTCTACACCTGCACGGCGAGCAACCGGCACGGCCGGCGAGCCGGGAGCGTCGTGGTGCGGGTGGACG AGAGCTGGCTGGCggtgctggtggcactgggagcgctgggcgCTGTCACCGCGCTGGGGCTGGCGGTGGCCGGGGGCTACTACCTGAAAACCACGGCGTGCAAGAAGGGCGAGTACAACGTGCGCGACGCCGAGGGCTCCTCCGAGGCCGCGTGTCTGCACCGGCACCGCGACAACCGCGGCGACATCTTCGGCATCCAGCTCACCCAGCCCTAA